The following are encoded together in the Neomonachus schauinslandi chromosome X, ASM220157v2, whole genome shotgun sequence genome:
- the RPA4 gene encoding LOW QUALITY PROTEIN: replication protein A 30 kDa subunit (The sequence of the model RefSeq protein was modified relative to this genomic sequence to represent the inferred CDS: inserted 1 base in 1 codon; substituted 1 base at 1 genomic stop codon) has product MSKNGFVSYGSVSAVGGAIGSNDQXFQGGAAPATKAPRSRVRIQDIIPCXKQLLISALVDNVFKIRGIEVFQVSLVGITRKAERASSYILYGIDDMTTKPIEVRQWFRRNKAKQRMSLLPVGVYVKVIGILKCFKEVKGLEVLNIHVLEDMNEFTTHILETVNAHMMLDKAHQGASGPSAAVVPSKIEEVQKYGDYYHLDFIHKEVQHLIRQCPQQEGESVHELQTQLHSLSDGAIKQALEYLTIEGYFYPAVDEEHFKSAD; this is encoded by the exons ATGAGTAAGAATGGTTTTGTGAGCTATGGCAGCGTTTCTGCTGTGGGTGGAGCCATTGGAAGCAATGACcaatgatttcagggtggtgcaGCTCCTGCTACTAAGGCCCCAAGATCCAGGGTTCGAATCCAGGATATTATACCTT GTAAACAGCTGCTCATCTCCGCCCTGGTTGACAATGTCTTCAAGATTAGGGGAATTGAAGTTTTCCAGGTCTCTCTTGTGGGGATAACCAGAAAGGCAGAGAGGGCTTCCAGCTACATTCTTTATGGAATTGATGATATGACCACCAAGCCTATTGAGGTCCGCCAGTGGttcagaagaaataaagcaaaacagagGATGTCGCTTCTTCCAGTGGGAGTATATGTCAAAGTGATTGGTATCCTCAAATGTTTTAAGGAAGTAAAGGGCCTTGAAGTCTTGAATATCCATGTCCTGGAGGACATGAATGAGTTCACCACACATATTCTGGAAACAGTCAATGCACATATGATGTTGGATAAAGCCCACCAAGGGGCCTCTGGGCCCAGTGCGGCTGTTGTCCCATCAAAAATAGAAGAGGTCCAAAAGTATGGCGATTACTACCACCTTGACTTCATCCACAAGGAAGTTCAGCATTTGATCCGTCAGTGTCCTCAACAGGAAGGCGAAAGTGTGCATGAGCTCCAGACCCAGCTTCACAGCCTGAGCGACGGGGCCATCAAGCAAGCCCTTGAATATCTGACCATTGAGGGCTACTTTTACCCCGCTGTGGATGAAGAGCATTTTAAATCTGCTGATTGA